A window of the Euzebya pacifica genome harbors these coding sequences:
- a CDS encoding bifunctional diguanylate cyclase/phosphodiesterase — translation MLLLGVLASVAIAEQVDTTRRTSRLERTLAEWSGILQARVDTTGGLVAGASAHHSRLRHDAAGVTDEDLQQFLATSGAQQRHGELTQGLMYVARVDRDLLSQYVARRRLSMSTFEVADGPFRVYPAVLWAASGGTERHGERLDADPERATILADVRNRQEVLMTPPLPGGDGPTLEIFGPVVSARDRHIGWVGTSLSLGDLIATIGEPPRGLAITDNGVPVFGELVAEDGQDVVQRSTTLDLLGRRWQVSVTDGTVGLDIPSLLAGLSLTVTMALLVAMGQRTRRRLASSVVTVTESRDRYASYLDAIVQNLDVGIIACDADGTIVVSNDTSADMFGAPSTRDAITQWNAERGPDGVPIALEDTPLARVMTGEFVHREQHTRPATDGPEPVWSFSGQPISVHADRVGGVVAIHDVTELVAAEARMTRLAMRDHLTGVANRRRLGIELDTALDDQRAGGAPATVLFMDLDRFKAVNDTAGHHRGDRMLVDVARALTRASHDGDLVARVGGDEFVLLCRHCPDRQAADQLATDVSEAVRPILSTEELVVVGAGISIGVVMPQDVDSVDDVLRFADLAMYEAKRTDGTAVRIYETGLGTRAAERYDLERRLREALRTGALTVAFQPIVEADDRRITGAEALVRWNDDGRAIPPDDFIPLAEQTGLVVDIDLFVLDRACAALAMAGSPNRIGVNFSAGTLALPDLVDRIDEVLSRHGVPADRLCIELTETTLIGVSPVTDAMLHALFDRGVHLALDDFGTGYASLNYLRRFPVTRIKIDRSFVDDLLSSPEDSAIVQGTVLLAKRLSIQTVAEGVETVAQADALTALGCDHLQGYLLGRPMPLEDLLATTSACVRT, via the coding sequence ATGCTGCTGCTGGGAGTCCTCGCGAGCGTGGCCATCGCCGAACAGGTCGACACCACCCGACGGACGAGCCGCCTCGAGCGAACCCTGGCGGAATGGTCGGGCATCCTCCAGGCCAGGGTCGACACCACGGGCGGCCTGGTCGCCGGCGCCTCCGCCCACCACAGCCGCCTCCGCCACGACGCCGCCGGGGTCACCGACGAGGACCTCCAGCAGTTCCTCGCCACCTCGGGGGCACAGCAGCGGCATGGTGAGCTGACCCAGGGCCTGATGTACGTGGCGCGGGTCGACCGAGACCTCCTCTCGCAGTACGTCGCCCGTCGCCGCCTCAGCATGTCGACGTTCGAGGTGGCGGACGGTCCGTTCCGGGTCTACCCGGCCGTCCTGTGGGCGGCGTCCGGCGGCACCGAACGGCACGGCGAACGCCTCGACGCCGACCCCGAGCGGGCCACGATCCTGGCCGACGTCCGCAACCGCCAGGAGGTGCTGATGACCCCTCCCCTGCCCGGTGGCGACGGTCCGACCCTGGAGATCTTCGGCCCGGTTGTCTCCGCCCGCGACCGCCACATCGGCTGGGTCGGCACCAGCCTCTCCCTCGGGGACCTGATCGCCACGATCGGCGAACCGCCCCGCGGACTGGCCATCACCGACAACGGCGTCCCCGTGTTCGGCGAGCTCGTCGCCGAGGACGGGCAGGACGTCGTCCAGCGCTCCACGACGCTGGACCTGCTCGGCCGGCGGTGGCAGGTGAGCGTGACCGACGGAACCGTCGGGCTGGACATCCCGTCCCTGCTCGCGGGACTGTCCCTCACCGTCACGATGGCCCTCCTGGTGGCCATGGGGCAACGCACCCGGCGACGGCTTGCCTCCTCGGTGGTGACCGTGACGGAGTCGAGGGACCGCTACGCCTCCTACCTCGATGCCATCGTGCAGAACCTCGACGTCGGCATCATCGCCTGCGACGCCGACGGCACGATCGTGGTCAGCAACGACACGTCTGCCGACATGTTCGGGGCACCCAGCACACGGGACGCCATCACGCAGTGGAACGCCGAACGTGGCCCCGACGGGGTACCGATCGCGCTGGAGGACACCCCGCTGGCACGCGTCATGACCGGCGAGTTCGTCCACCGCGAGCAGCACACCCGTCCTGCGACGGACGGCCCCGAGCCGGTCTGGTCGTTCAGCGGCCAACCGATCAGCGTGCACGCCGACCGGGTCGGCGGTGTGGTCGCCATCCACGACGTGACCGAGCTGGTCGCCGCGGAGGCCCGCATGACCCGCTTGGCGATGCGCGACCACCTGACCGGCGTGGCCAACCGCCGGCGACTGGGAATCGAGCTCGACACCGCCCTGGACGACCAGCGGGCGGGAGGGGCCCCCGCAACCGTGCTCTTCATGGACCTCGACCGGTTCAAGGCCGTCAACGACACGGCCGGTCACCACCGTGGCGACCGGATGCTGGTCGATGTGGCCAGGGCCCTGACCAGGGCGTCCCACGACGGCGACCTGGTGGCACGGGTGGGCGGCGACGAGTTCGTGTTGTTGTGCCGCCACTGTCCCGACCGGCAGGCGGCCGATCAGCTCGCAACCGACGTCAGCGAGGCGGTGCGGCCGATCCTGTCCACCGAGGAGCTCGTCGTGGTTGGTGCGGGGATCAGCATCGGTGTCGTGATGCCGCAGGACGTCGACAGCGTCGACGACGTGCTGCGGTTCGCCGACCTCGCCATGTACGAGGCCAAGCGCACCGATGGCACCGCGGTGCGGATCTACGAGACGGGCCTCGGGACCCGTGCGGCCGAGCGGTACGACCTGGAACGACGGCTGCGCGAGGCGTTGCGCACCGGCGCGCTGACCGTGGCGTTCCAGCCGATCGTGGAGGCCGACGACCGTCGCATCACCGGCGCCGAGGCGCTGGTGCGCTGGAACGACGACGGCCGGGCAATCCCACCCGACGACTTCATCCCCCTCGCCGAGCAGACCGGCCTCGTGGTCGACATCGACCTGTTCGTGCTCGACCGCGCGTGTGCGGCGCTGGCCATGGCGGGATCGCCCAACCGGATCGGCGTCAACTTCAGCGCCGGCACGCTGGCCCTGCCCGACCTCGTCGACCGCATCGACGAGGTGCTGTCCCGTCACGGCGTCCCCGCCGACCGCCTCTGCATCGAGCTGACCGAGACCACGCTGATCGGTGTGTCACCGGTGACCGACGCGATGCTGCATGCCCTGTTCGACCGCGGTGTGCACCTCGCCCTGGACGACTTCGGGACGGGCTACGCCTCGCTGAACTACCTGCGACGGTTCCCGGTCACGCGGATCAAGATCGACCGCAGCTTCGTCGACGACCTGCTGTCCAGCCCCGAGGACTCCGCGATCGTCCAGGGCACGGTCCTCCTCGCCAAGCGGTTGTCGATCCAGACAGTCGCCGAGGGAGTGGAAACGGTCGCGCAGGCCGACGCACTCACCGCCCTCGGCTGCGATCACCTGCAGGGCTACCTGCTGGGCCGCCCCATGCCGCTGGAGGATCTGCTCGCGACGACCAGCGCATGCGTACGGACGTGA
- a CDS encoding putative bifunctional diguanylate cyclase/phosphodiesterase, with protein sequence MTSFALPARWRVVLPPLAVVAAIAAGWALVDPGGTSLAAAALLAAAGSAGLAVVDRHRLAADVAVSTRERDELASVVEAVFANGPVGMAVIDLCEDQRGRFLVVNPQLADFLGRTVAECETLRCVDVTPSEDGLADLAEELLTVAERSGRTRVAVERPLVRADGTTVWGLLSGMVMTDRHGRPDTLVLQVQDIDRRRRLQRDLHRHTAFIEAVVTDVEVGLIACDASGEVTLFNPAAYTQFSGCTDTRQMPQTWPRELWPRHADGSRFRFEELPLQRALAGEVLVNEEFALVRGDGDLRTHLTSARRMLAEDGTVMGAVVTVNDITERKRNEEAMALMARTDHLTGLPNRRLLNARLSEALRRPNPQASRVALLFLDLDRFKLINDSRGHEVGDRLLQRIADRLLDGLRPGDTVARMGGDEFVVLCDGVLGELEALAIADRIRHDVSQPLLVDDDEVVITCSIGVVVAEDGAHPDDLVRRADLAMYAAKDAGRAAVSMYRDGLSTAVSRRFHLERRLRTALRDDELVVQYQPIVDAVAGDTVAVEALVRWQRDHQLLLPAEFIDVAEDSGLIVDIDRLVLSTACRTAAGIDDQLTVNVNLSSRQLADRDLVSLVTGMLDTSGLAPERLCLELTERALISAGAGVDAALQVLRQQGVRVALDDFGTGYASLTYLRRFAVDVVKIDHSFVRGMLSSRNDHAIVAATIDLAHELGLSTVAEGVETPEQERVLTDMGCDRLQGFWYSRAVHSADLPRHPVARPGTSPDRHIA encoded by the coding sequence GTGACTTCGTTCGCCCTTCCGGCCCGTTGGCGTGTCGTGCTTCCTCCGCTTGCGGTCGTTGCGGCGATCGCCGCCGGATGGGCGCTGGTCGATCCGGGTGGCACGTCGCTGGCCGCAGCAGCCCTGCTCGCTGCAGCGGGCTCGGCGGGCCTCGCCGTCGTCGATCGACACCGGCTCGCCGCCGACGTCGCCGTCAGCACGCGCGAACGCGACGAGCTGGCCAGCGTGGTGGAGGCGGTCTTCGCCAACGGCCCGGTCGGCATGGCCGTCATCGACCTGTGCGAGGACCAACGCGGACGGTTCCTCGTCGTCAACCCACAGCTGGCGGACTTCCTCGGGCGCACAGTCGCCGAGTGCGAGACGCTGCGCTGCGTCGACGTCACCCCGTCGGAGGACGGCCTGGCCGACCTGGCCGAGGAGCTCCTCACCGTCGCCGAACGGTCCGGACGAACCAGGGTTGCGGTCGAGCGACCGCTGGTGCGGGCCGACGGCACGACCGTGTGGGGCCTGCTCAGCGGCATGGTCATGACCGACCGCCACGGGCGGCCCGACACCCTCGTCCTGCAGGTCCAGGACATCGACCGCCGGCGGCGCCTCCAGCGCGACCTGCATCGCCACACCGCCTTCATCGAAGCCGTCGTGACCGACGTCGAGGTCGGGCTGATCGCCTGCGACGCCAGCGGCGAGGTGACGTTGTTCAACCCGGCGGCGTACACCCAGTTCTCCGGCTGCACCGACACTCGGCAGATGCCCCAGACGTGGCCGCGCGAGCTGTGGCCACGCCACGCCGACGGCAGCCGGTTCCGGTTCGAGGAGCTGCCCCTCCAGCGCGCCCTCGCCGGCGAGGTCCTGGTCAACGAGGAGTTCGCGCTGGTCCGTGGTGACGGCGACCTGCGGACCCACCTCACCAGCGCCCGGCGGATGCTGGCCGAGGACGGCACCGTCATGGGCGCCGTGGTGACGGTCAACGACATCACCGAACGCAAGCGCAACGAGGAGGCGATGGCGCTGATGGCGAGGACCGATCACCTGACCGGCCTGCCGAACCGACGCCTGCTGAACGCCCGCCTCAGCGAGGCCCTGCGCCGCCCGAACCCCCAGGCATCACGCGTGGCGCTGCTGTTCCTCGACCTCGACCGGTTCAAGCTGATCAACGACAGCCGCGGGCACGAGGTCGGCGATCGGCTGCTGCAGCGGATCGCGGACCGCCTGCTGGATGGCCTGCGGCCCGGGGACACGGTCGCACGCATGGGCGGCGACGAGTTCGTCGTCCTCTGCGACGGGGTGCTGGGTGAGCTGGAGGCCCTCGCCATCGCCGACCGCATCCGCCACGACGTCAGCCAGCCGTTGCTGGTCGACGACGACGAGGTGGTCATCACCTGCTCGATCGGGGTCGTGGTCGCCGAGGACGGCGCCCACCCCGACGACCTCGTGCGCCGGGCCGACCTGGCCATGTACGCCGCCAAGGACGCCGGCCGCGCGGCGGTCAGCATGTACCGCGACGGCCTGTCCACCGCGGTGAGTCGCCGCTTCCACCTCGAACGGCGGCTGCGCACCGCGCTCCGCGACGACGAGCTGGTCGTGCAGTACCAGCCGATCGTCGATGCCGTCGCCGGGGACACCGTCGCCGTCGAGGCCCTCGTGCGCTGGCAGCGTGACCACCAGCTGCTCCTGCCGGCAGAGTTCATCGACGTGGCCGAGGACAGCGGCCTGATCGTCGACATCGACCGGCTGGTCCTCTCCACGGCCTGCCGGACCGCCGCGGGGATCGACGACCAGCTGACGGTGAACGTGAACCTGTCCTCGCGTCAGCTGGCCGACCGTGACCTCGTGTCGCTGGTCACCGGCATGCTGGACACCAGCGGCCTGGCCCCGGAACGGCTGTGCCTGGAGCTGACCGAGCGCGCGCTCATCAGCGCAGGCGCCGGGGTGGACGCGGCGCTGCAGGTGCTGCGGCAGCAGGGTGTCCGCGTCGCCCTGGACGACTTCGGTACCGGCTACGCCTCGTTGACCTACCTCCGCCGCTTCGCCGTCGACGTCGTCAAGATCGACCACTCGTTCGTTCGCGGGATGCTGAGCTCCCGCAACGACCACGCCATCGTCGCCGCGACCATCGACCTGGCGCACGAGCTCGGGCTGTCAACCGTCGCCGAGGGCGTCGAGACGCCGGAGCAGGAGCGGGTCCTGACCGACATGGGGTGTGACCGGCTGCAGGGCTTCTGGTACTCCCGGGCCGTGCACTCCGCGGACCTTCCCCGCCACCCCGTCGCCCGACCGGGCACATCGCCCGACCGGCACATCGCCTGA
- the ilvC gene encoding ketol-acid reductoisomerase — protein sequence MPATMYYDDAADLGLLQGKTVAIIGYGSQGHAHARNLADSGVQVVVGLYEGSSSRQAASEAGLEVASVADAAKQADIIMILVPDQTQAKLYSEEIAPGLEAGNALFFAHGFNIHFAQIEPPADVDVCMVAPKGPGHMVRRVYTEGAGVPCIFAVHQDATGKAKDLALAYAKGVGGTRAGVIETTFEEETETDLFGEQAVLCGGASALVQTGFEVLVEAGYQPEIAYFECLHELKLIVDLMYEGGLAGMRYSVSETAEYGDYVSGPVVIDADTKERMRGILGRIQSGEFARDFILENQANQASFKAMRRRNAEHQIEKVGQELRGMMSWLES from the coding sequence ATGCCCGCAACGATGTACTACGACGACGCCGCCGACCTCGGCCTGCTCCAGGGCAAGACCGTGGCCATCATCGGCTACGGCTCCCAGGGCCACGCCCACGCCCGCAACCTCGCCGACAGCGGTGTGCAGGTCGTCGTCGGCCTCTACGAGGGATCCTCCAGCCGTCAGGCCGCCAGCGAGGCGGGCCTGGAGGTCGCGAGCGTGGCCGACGCCGCCAAGCAGGCCGACATCATCATGATCCTCGTGCCGGACCAGACCCAGGCCAAGCTCTACTCCGAGGAGATCGCCCCGGGCCTCGAGGCCGGCAACGCGCTGTTCTTCGCGCACGGCTTCAACATCCACTTCGCCCAGATCGAGCCGCCGGCCGACGTCGACGTCTGCATGGTCGCCCCCAAGGGCCCGGGCCACATGGTCCGCCGCGTCTACACCGAGGGTGCCGGCGTGCCCTGCATCTTCGCGGTGCACCAGGACGCCACCGGCAAGGCCAAGGACCTGGCGCTGGCCTACGCCAAGGGCGTCGGCGGCACCCGCGCCGGCGTGATCGAGACCACCTTCGAGGAGGAGACCGAGACCGACCTGTTCGGTGAGCAGGCCGTCCTCTGCGGTGGCGCCTCCGCGCTCGTCCAGACCGGGTTCGAGGTGCTCGTCGAGGCCGGCTACCAGCCCGAGATCGCCTACTTCGAGTGCCTCCACGAGCTGAAGCTCATCGTCGACCTCATGTACGAGGGTGGCCTGGCCGGCATGCGCTACTCCGTCTCCGAGACCGCCGAGTACGGCGACTACGTCTCCGGCCCGGTCGTCATCGACGCCGACACCAAGGAGCGGATGCGCGGCATCCTCGGCCGCATCCAGTCCGGCGAGTTCGCCCGTGACTTCATCCTGGAGAACCAGGCCAACCAGGCCTCGTTCAAGGCGATGCGTCGCCGCAACGCCGAGCACCAGATCGAGAAGGTCGGTCAGGAGCTCCGCGGCATGATGAGCTGGCTGGAGAGCTAG
- the ilvN gene encoding acetolactate synthase small subunit, whose product MAKHTLSVLVENRPGVLARVAGLFSRRGFNIDSLAVGETEVDNVSRMTIVVDAAAQPLEQVTKQLNKLVNVLKIVELDDTATVSRELWLVKVGASPDVRAQVIEIASVFRASVVDVDHDAVVVEATGSTEKLEAMVRLLSPYGIRELVRSGTIAVGRGAKSITEGRALRLERAG is encoded by the coding sequence ATGGCCAAGCACACCCTCAGCGTCCTCGTCGAGAACCGTCCGGGCGTCCTCGCCCGAGTAGCCGGGCTGTTCTCGCGGCGCGGCTTCAACATCGACTCACTCGCCGTCGGCGAGACCGAGGTCGACAACGTCTCGCGCATGACGATCGTCGTCGACGCCGCAGCCCAGCCGCTGGAGCAGGTCACCAAGCAGCTCAACAAGCTGGTCAACGTCCTCAAGATCGTCGAGCTCGACGACACGGCCACGGTCAGCCGTGAGCTGTGGCTGGTCAAGGTCGGCGCCAGCCCCGACGTCCGGGCCCAGGTCATCGAGATCGCCAGCGTCTTCCGCGCCAGCGTCGTCGACGTCGACCACGACGCCGTCGTGGTCGAGGCGACCGGTTCCACCGAGAAGCTGGAGGCCATGGTGCGGCTGCTGTCGCCCTACGGCATCCGCGAGCTCGTCCGGTCCGGCACGATCGCCGTCGGCCGTGGCGCCAAGTCCATCACCGAGGGTCGGGCGCTCCGCCTCGAGCGCGCCGGTTAG
- a CDS encoding acetolactate synthase large subunit → MGGRSRFGGTRERGRDSSHMEMTGAQAVIRSLELAGVEVVFGHPGGAILPAYDPMLESSIRHVLARHEQGAGHMAEGYAHATGRVGVCIATSGPGGTNLVTPLADAMMDSIPIVAITGQVATSAVGGDAFQEADITGITMPVTKHNEMVATADRIPGAIAEAFHIASTGRKGPVLIDIPKDVLAQKLTSFDYPERVTLPGYKPTVRGHSKMVREAVDVILAAQRPVIYAGGGIVASGAHEVLKTLAETLELPVVTTLMARGAFPDSHPQHLGMPGMHGHWTAVTALQRADLLIGLGTRFDDRVTGKLDAFAPNAKVVHVDVDPAEIGKNKAVDVPIVGDVGTVMGQMLEVLQSRLDDGVEQADTSAWWDQLRTWLADHPLRHEQEPDGPLKPQTVVRAIDARRAEDSIIVTGVGQHQMWASQLIHYETPRNWINSGGLGTMGFCVPASIGAKVGRPEAQVIAVDGDGSFQMTLQELATASTERIPVIFAVLNNGVLGMVRQWQELFYDRRFSQIELGQDVPDLVKLADAMGAVGFRCVKAEDVDATLEKAFAVKDTPVLIDFRVDPEEKVFPMVPAGQSNDTIIENMDEWWARKAAAERGEGEDLTSAGPPS, encoded by the coding sequence CTGGGAGGTCGTAGTCGTTTCGGCGGAACACGAGAACGAGGAAGGGACAGCAGCCACATGGAGATGACCGGCGCACAGGCAGTCATCCGTTCGTTGGAGCTGGCCGGCGTGGAGGTGGTCTTCGGCCACCCGGGCGGCGCGATCCTGCCTGCCTACGACCCGATGCTCGAATCGTCCATTCGCCACGTGCTCGCTCGTCACGAGCAGGGTGCAGGGCACATGGCCGAGGGCTACGCCCATGCGACCGGGCGGGTAGGCGTGTGCATCGCCACGTCCGGCCCCGGTGGCACCAACCTCGTCACCCCGCTGGCCGACGCGATGATGGACTCCATCCCGATCGTGGCCATCACCGGTCAGGTCGCGACCAGCGCCGTGGGTGGTGACGCGTTCCAGGAGGCCGACATCACCGGCATCACCATGCCGGTGACCAAGCACAACGAGATGGTCGCCACCGCCGACCGCATCCCCGGTGCGATCGCCGAGGCGTTCCACATCGCCTCCACCGGCCGCAAGGGCCCCGTCCTGATCGACATCCCCAAGGACGTCCTGGCCCAGAAGCTGACCTCCTTCGACTACCCCGAGCGGGTGACCCTGCCCGGCTACAAGCCGACGGTGCGTGGCCACTCCAAGATGGTCCGCGAGGCCGTCGACGTGATCCTGGCCGCCCAGCGCCCGGTCATCTACGCCGGCGGTGGCATCGTTGCCTCGGGCGCCCACGAGGTGCTCAAGACCCTCGCGGAGACCCTCGAGCTGCCCGTCGTCACCACGCTGATGGCCCGCGGCGCGTTCCCCGACAGCCACCCGCAGCACCTCGGCATGCCCGGCATGCACGGCCACTGGACGGCGGTCACCGCCCTGCAGCGGGCCGACTTGCTGATCGGCCTCGGCACGCGCTTCGACGACCGGGTGACCGGCAAGCTCGACGCGTTCGCGCCCAACGCCAAGGTCGTGCACGTCGATGTCGACCCGGCCGAGATCGGCAAGAACAAGGCCGTCGACGTCCCGATCGTCGGCGACGTCGGCACGGTCATGGGGCAGATGCTGGAGGTCCTGCAGTCCCGCCTGGACGACGGGGTCGAGCAGGCCGACACCTCTGCCTGGTGGGACCAGCTGCGCACGTGGCTGGCCGACCACCCGCTGCGCCACGAGCAGGAGCCCGACGGTCCGCTGAAGCCGCAGACGGTCGTGCGGGCCATCGATGCCCGCCGGGCCGAGGACTCCATCATCGTCACCGGGGTCGGCCAGCACCAGATGTGGGCCTCCCAGCTGATCCACTACGAGACGCCGCGCAACTGGATCAACTCCGGTGGCCTCGGCACGATGGGCTTCTGCGTCCCCGCCTCGATCGGCGCCAAGGTCGGCCGGCCCGAGGCCCAGGTGATCGCCGTCGATGGTGACGGGTCGTTCCAGATGACCCTCCAGGAGCTCGCCACCGCCAGCACCGAGCGGATCCCCGTGATCTTCGCCGTCCTCAACAACGGCGTGCTCGGCATGGTCCGGCAGTGGCAGGAGCTGTTCTACGACCGGCGCTTCAGCCAGATCGAGCTGGGCCAGGACGTGCCCGACCTGGTCAAGCTGGCTGACGCGATGGGTGCGGTCGGCTTCCGCTGCGTGAAGGCCGAGGACGTCGACGCGACGCTGGAGAAGGCGTTCGCGGTCAAGGACACGCCCGTTCTGATCGACTTCCGGGTCGACCCGGAGGAGAAGGTCTTCCCGATGGTCCCGGCCGGCCAGTCCAACGACACCATCATCGAGAACATGGACGAGTGGTGGGCGCGCAAGGCGGCCGCCGAACGCGGCGAGGGCGAGGACCTCACCTCCGCCGGCCCGCCCAGCTAG